One part of the Vitis riparia cultivar Riparia Gloire de Montpellier isolate 1030 chromosome 8, EGFV_Vit.rip_1.0, whole genome shotgun sequence genome encodes these proteins:
- the LOC117921061 gene encoding probable inactive leucine-rich repeat receptor-like protein kinase At3g03770: protein MAKGFCHWALLVLVMILGSIRPSEQLPSSQAQTLIRIQGILNFPAILSSWNNNTDFCDTEPSSSLTVVCYEESITQLHIIGHKGVPPLPRNFSIDSFITTLVKLPSLKVLTLVSLGLWGPMPSKIARLSSLEILNISSNYFYGTIPEEIAYLTSLQTLILDDNMFIGELSDWLSLLPVLAVLSLKKNSFNGSLPSSLGSLENLRILTLSHNHFYGEVPDLSSLDNLQVLDLEDNALGPQFPRLGTKLVTLVLKKNRFSSGIPVEVSSYYQLERLDISYNRFAGPFPPSLLALPSVTYLNIAGNKFTGMLFGYQSCNAGLEFVDLSSNLLTGNLPNCLKSDSKKRVVLYGRNCLATGEQNQHPFSFCRNEALAVGIIPHRKKQKGASKAVLALGTIGGILGGIALFCLAFLVVRRVNAKKATKTPPTKSIAENASTVYSSKLFSDARYVSQTMNLGALGLPAYRTFSLEELEEATNNFDTSTFMGEGSQGQMYRGKLKDGSLVAIRCLKMKKSHSTQNFMHHIDLILKLRHRHLVSSLGHCFECYLDDASVSRIFLIFEYVPNGTLRSWISEGRSRQTLSWTQRIAAAIGVAKGIEFLHTGIVPGVYSNNLKITDILLDQNLVAKISSYNLPLLTENMGKVSSGISSGGSKELSVNARVQHEDKIDIYDFGVILLELIMGRPFNSTNEVDVIRNWLQACVTADDASRRNMVDAAVHRTCSDESLKTMMEICIRCLFKDPAERPSIEDVLWNLQFAAQVEDALRGDSDSSDGSPAFPSLPPRLRLNIH from the exons ATGGCAAAAGGATTCTGCCATTGGGCACTTCTGGTTCTGGTTATGATTTTGGGTTCAATCCGCCCTTCAGAGCAGCTCCCGTCCTCCCAGGCTCAGACCCTTATCAGAATTCAGGGAATTTTGAACTTCCCAGCCATTTTAAGCAGCTGGAATAACAATACTGACTTCTGTGACACTGAACCAAGTTCATCTCTTACTGTTGTATGCTATGAAGAAAGCATAACCCAGCTGCATATTATTGGACACAAGGGGGTTCCTCCATTGCCTAGGAATTTCTCCATAGATTCCTTCATAACAACGCTGGTTAAGCTTCCAAGCTTGAAGGTTCTCACATTAGTTTCTCTCGGTTTATGGGGTCCCATGCCTAGTAAAATAGCACGATTGTCATCCCTTGAAATACTCAACATAAGTTCAAATTACTTTTATGGTACAATTCCTGAGGAGATTGCATATTTAACAAGCCTCCAAACACTTATACTAGATGACAATATGTTCATTGGTGAACTTTCTGATTGGCTGAGCTTGCTACCTGTTTTGGCTGTTTTGAGTTTGAAGAAGAATTCATTTAATGGGTCATTGCCAAGTTCATTGGGAAGTTTGGAAAATCTCAGAATTCTTACTCTTTCTCATAATCACTTCTATGGAGAAGTGCCTGATCTTAGCAGTTTGGACAACCTTCAAGTTCTTGACTTGGAAGATAACGCTCTTGGACCTCAGTTTCCTCGACTTGGCACCAAGTTGGTTACCCTTGTATTGAAAAAGAACAGGTTTAGTTCTGGGATTCCTGTTGAAGTAAGCTCCTATTATCAACTTGAACGGTTGGATATCTCTTACAATCGATTTGCAGGACCATTTCCACCATCATTGTTAGCTCTTCCCTCTGTTACTTATCTGAATATTGCAGGAAACAAATTCACTGGAATGCTTTTTGGATATCAATCCTGCAATGCTGGGCTTGAATTTGTGGATTTGTCCTCAAATCTCTTGACTGGAAACTTGCCCAATTGTCTCAAGTCAGATTCTAAGAAGAGGGTTGTCCTCTATGGTAGGAATTGTTTGGCAACTGGAGAGCAAAATCAACATCCATTCTCCTTTTGTCGTAATGAGGCTTTAGCTGTTGGAATCATACCTCACcgaaagaaacaaaaaggagCTTCTAAAGCTGTTCTTGCGTTGGGCACAATTGGAGGAATTCTTGGAGGAATTGCACTTTTTTGTCTAGCTTTCTTGGTTGTTAGAAGAGTAAATGCCaaaaaagcaacaaaaacacCCCCTACCAAATCAATAGCCGAGAATGCATCAACTGTGTACTCCTCAAAGTTGTTTTCTGATGCAA ggTATGTATCTCAAACAATGAATCTGGGAGCCCTCGGCCTTCCAGCTTACCGGACATTTTCACTGGAAGAGCTTGAGGAGGCTACAAATAACTTTGATACATCAACTTTCATGGGTGAAGGTTCTCAAGGTCAG ATGTACAGAGGTAAGTTGAAGGACGGTTCCCTTGTTGCTATTAGGTgcctaaaaatgaaaaagagccACAGCACCCAAAACTTTATGCACCACATAGACCTGATTTTAAAGCTCAGACATCGCCATTTGGTCAGTTCTCTTGGACACTGCTTTGAGTGTTACTTGGATGATGCAAGCGTCAGCagaatttttctcatatttgaataCGTCCCCAATGGGACACTGAGGAGCTGGATATCTG AGGGACGTTCCAGACAAACACTTTCTTGGACACAACGCATAGCAGCTGCCATAGGGGTAGCAAAGGGTATCGAATTTCTGCATACCGGAATTGTGCCTGGTGTATATTCAAATAATCTGAAAATAACAGATATTTTGCTGGATCAGAACCTTGTTGCAAAAATTAGCAGCTACAACCTGCCTTTGCTAACAGAGAATATGGGAAAG GTTAGCAGTGGAATTTCCTCTGGTGGTTCCAAAGAACTCAGTGTCAATGCCAG GGTACAGCATGAGGACAAAATTGATATTTATGACTTTGGAGTGATATTGCTTGAGCTCATCATGGGAAGGCCGTTCAATTCCACGAATGAAGTGGATGTCATAAGAAATTGG TTACAAGCATGCGTAACAGCAGACGATGCATCCAGAAGAAACATGGTGGATGCTGCAGTTCACAGGACGTGCTCGGATGAATCACTGAAGACAATGATGGAGATCTGCATCAGATGCCTGTTTAAGGACCCAGCAGAGAGACCATCCATAGAGGATGTGCTGTGGAACTTGCAGTTTGCTGCTCAGGTTGAGGATGCATTGAGGGGAGACTCTGACAGCAGTGATGGTTCCCCTGCTTTCCCTTCCTTGCCTCCACGCCTACGTCTCAACATTCATTAA
- the LOC117919902 gene encoding plant cysteine oxidase 2-like, whose amino-acid sequence MVATENGVVERRREGVGRVRRGIEKKKCKKMTKRSSLQRLFVACRDVFKGLGTVPQPTDVTKLCHILDNMRPEDVGLSKDIPFFKAKRAAKGIPKVTCATVYKCEEFSLCIFFLPPKAVIPLHNHPGMTVFSKLLLGSMHIKSYDWVDPVGSDSSSPPSKLRLARLKADSVFTAPCNTSVLYPTSGGNIHAFTAITPCAVLDVLGPPYSKKDGRDCSYYKDSPFTAFSNGEARTRKEEDGEEEEERYGWLEEVEMPEDSKMDWTEYLGPQIIDTSC is encoded by the exons ATGGTTGCAACTGAGAATGGGGTGGTGGAGAGGAGGAGGGAAGGCGTTGGAAGAGTGAGAAGGGGTATTGAGAAGAAGAAATGCAAAAAGATGACAAAAAGATCTTCTCTGCAGAGGCTGTTTGTGGCCTGCAGAGATGTGTTCAAAGGCCTTGGCACCGTTCCTCAGCCCACTGATGTAACCAAGCTCTGCCACATTCTGG ATAATATGAGGCCTGAAGATGTAGGACTAAGCAAAGATATCCCGTTCTTCAAGGCCAAAAGGGCTGCCAAAGGGATTCCCAAAGTTACATGCGCTACTGTATACAAGTGTGAGGAGTTTTCG TTgtgtattttctttcttcctccaaAAGCTGTCATTCCCCTCCATAACCACCCGGGAATGACGGTCTTCAGCAAGCTTCTGTTAGGAAGCATGCACATCAAATCTTATGACTGGGTTGATCCTGTTGGCTCTGATTCCTCTTCGCCCCCCTCCAAAT TGAGATTAGCAAGATTGAAGGCGGACAGCGTCTTCACAGCTCCATGCAACACTTCAGTATTGTATCCAACTTCAGGAGGCAACATCCATGCCTTCACAGCCATAACACCATGTGCAGTGCTTGATGTTCTTGGCCCTCCTTATTCTAAAAAAGATGGCCGGGACTGCTCATACTACAAAGATTCTCCCTTCACTGCCTTCTCAA ATGGAGAAGCAAGGACGAGGAAAGAGGAggatggagaagaagaagaagagaggtaTGGATGGTTGGAAGAGGTTGAGATGCCAGAGGACTCAAAGATGGATTGGACTGAGTACTTGGGTCCACAGATTATCGACACTAGTTGCTAG